One Bos javanicus breed banteng chromosome 9, ARS-OSU_banteng_1.0, whole genome shotgun sequence DNA window includes the following coding sequences:
- the LOC133254476 gene encoding olfactory receptor 8K3-like, whose amino-acid sequence CVKTQNLTVPNELILTGITDCPELQAPLFGLLLIIYVTSAVGNLGMVILTKVDSRLQTLMYFFLRHLALTDVSYSTAVGPKMLANFILGQNSISNYWCATQLAFFIMFILSELFILAAMSYDRFVAICKPLLYTVIMSQRVCQILVAIPYLYSTSVSLTVTIKIFNLSCYGYNVIKHFYCNCLPLISFLCSNTQEIELIILIFSCVNMILSLPIILMTYLLIHVAILRMNSAEARHKAFSTCGSHLTVVTVFFGTLVFMYVQPESKHSFDTDKMASIFYTLVKFIPMLNPLIYSLRNKDVKYVCNISS is encoded by the coding sequence TGCGTGAAAACACAAAATCTAACTGTGCCAAATGAACTCATCCTCACAGGAATCACAGACTGCCCTGAGCTGCAGGCTCCATTGTTTGGACTCTTGCTCATCATCTACGTGACCTCAGCGGTGGGCAACTTGGGCATGGTCATCCTCACTAAGGTGGACTCCAGGCTGCAGACActcatgtacttctttctcagaCACCTGGCTCTTACTGATGTTAGCTATTCAACAGCTGTAGGACCCAAAATGttggcaaattttattttgggtCAAAATTCAATCTCAAATTATTGGTGTGCCACACAGCTGGCTTTCTTCATCATGTTCATTTTAAGTGAACTTTTTATTCTGGCAGCAATGTCCTATGACCGCTTTGTGGCCATCTGTAAACCCCTGCTTTACACAGTCATCATGTCACAAAGGGTGTGTCAGATACTGGTGGCAATCCCCTACCTCTATAGCACATCCGTGTCTCTTACTGTCActataaagatttttaatttatcctgCTATGGCTACAATGTCATCAAACATTTCTACTGTAACTGTCTTCCCTTGATATCTTTCCTCTGTTCAAACACACAAGAAATTGAACTGATCATTCTGATCTTCTCATGTGTTAATATGATTCTCTCCCTTCCAATAATTCTTATGACTTATCTGCTCATCCATGTAGCCATTCTCAGGATGAACTCTGCAGAAGCTAGGCACAAGGCTTTTTCTACCTGTGGATCCCACCTGACAGTGGTCACAGTGTTCTTTGGGACTTTGGTATTTATGTATGTGCAACCAGAGTCCAAACACTCCTTTGACACTGATAAAATGGCATCTATATTTTACACCCTTGTTAAATTTATCCCCATGTTAAATCCCTTGATCTACAGTTTGAGGAACAAAGATGTGAAATATGTTTGCAACATTTCCTCTTAA